The Nicotiana tomentosiformis chromosome 9, ASM39032v3, whole genome shotgun sequence genome contains the following window.
TCTTTTCTCAAGAAAAGCATGGAAGACATAATACGTAAAGTGACATGACATAAATGAGGTTAGTTTTACTCGCATGCTTTATCCACTGTAAACGCATATGTAATCTCCATCTTGCATATACACCGCTCCCAATACATATAGTGCATAATAAATAGACCTAATTACATCCTAATTCCcgcaaatcaaggttaaccaaaacacttacctctttccaaaataatcgGACCTTCCAAAATCACCTTTTCTTTagcacaagcctccaaaccactcgaatctagccaaCCAACATGCAAATAAGTCAAACAAGTTTTAGAAACTACCCTAGTATCAAAAAGGTTCGAGCTTTAACATAtttggaaaagtcaacaaaaagttaaCTCGGGCCTACTTGGTTGAAATCAAGATCAAATCCCGATTATTCACTCACCCAAATCTAACTATGTATTTTGTTTCGAGACCCGACCttaaatcgaggtctaaatctctaaATTGTAAAATCCTAAGCTTCTACCCAAAAATCGTATTTTTATTCTATAAAAATCTACATCTATGGATGAAAAAATATGAAAAGTAATGAAAATTGATCAAAAATACATTAAAGTTACTAACCTTTGAGGTTGAGAAGAAAAttctcttcaaaaatcgcctccacaaagtctcaaaaataaaaaaagaattaaTCCAAAAATCTCCTATTTTTACCCAGCTGTAGATGTCGCAATTGGAAACCAAGATTCGCGATTGCACAGCTTGCAAATATGAACCAGTATTTGCAAATGCGATAAAGCCGCATAAGCTCAgaagtcgcaaatgtgacaccTAGTGCGCAATTGCGAAGGTTGCAAATTGCAAAGATGGCTTGCCCCTCCTACACTTTGAAAATGCGAGGTCTCCTTCGCAATTGTGAGCCTCGCATTTGAGAGCAGCCCATTATAATTGTGATGACCGTGATAATAGGCTAGAAATCAGTGTTTTAGTCGtattttgcactctaattactgtacTTGATTTgcgtttgagcttaaatgatggcGATTTGTACTTATTacatattttatgccttgtaggaaatgCTTTGAGTAAAAAAGATAATTTGGAGCTAAgtcgaacaagttggagctttgaagtctgagtagaagcacAGATAATTAAGTCGgaatcgcgttcgggggtcgataACCAAGCatggatatcaaaaagtgaaagAAACAAGTTACTCCGAGATAACTACACTGCCATGTCGCATGGGGCGGCGCGACAGTGTAGTGGAGCCTGCTGACAGAAATTTCAAGCCTTTAATAAAACCCACAGGCGCGGGGCGCGCTGTGCTTGTACAAAATTCTCATAGTAGTTTCCTACTTCAGCTTGGAAAGGCTAGTTCTGTCCGGACCcgttcctacatggtataaataaattaaaaatatgttttttaagggacttttgaccttgggAGCTTTTGGAGAGTATTGGAGGCTTAAAGACTCAATATTTCATCCTCCTTCTACCAATTCAATATGCGAGTTTGGATTGTTACGTTGGATTACTGTTTTTTTATTCTTTAActctatttgtgatgactttctccatatctatggaatactttaccttagggtttgacatgatttggtaACTTGAttgttgtttatggatttgactactatttaattgcttgaatttATTGGAAGAGCTTTAATATtagttgtgattttattctttatagtgtttaatcgaaagagaaacaTCTTATTGAATATTATTGTATTGTATGCCTTAGTTTATTTTGGTGATCCTTTGAAGTAATCGAGAGAGCTTTTTGAGTTACCATTTAAATTAAGATTAAGAAATATTTGCGAGAAGTTTTTCTTATATCATTCCTATCAATAGATTCTTGCGAGTTTCACCGCACTTCATATTAATTTGTTTGGaagatttagatttaatcgagagaggagtctgaaTCAGAAGTATAAGCTAATCACCTATTGAATTCATGAGAATCGATAGAACCTCAAGAGTGAAATATAACAGTGTCATATTCAGGATAACAGTCTTCCACCTATCATGTCAAAATCCTTATTAAATTTATTGCTTACTCTCTAGTTCTCTTTGATTAAttgttaattattttaattttaatagttAAATTTAGTTCATAATCATCCAATCAAAGTGTTAATCATCCGGAATAGCGTTAAACCagaaattacttgaacattatttgaattcaatccctgtggagacgataattaaactatactatctttggctagtgaGCATCAATTTCGTATTTTAttttgtgctcgtcaaattttggcaccgttgcgGGGATTGGAAATCAAAAGTGTTCAGAATAATTTTTGGCACTAATTCAGGAacctattttattttcttgtattcACGTTTTTCTCACTTGTGTGCATGTAACAAGTTTAACTTCTCTGGTGTGTAACTCAATCTTCTTCAAAAGAAGTGATTCCATCTGATCCAGAGGTGGAAAAGCATCTGCGACAgttaaagaaagagaaagaacTTACCGAAAATTTCTTGGGGCAATCTTCATCCCAAGAACACATGGCTAAGTACAATGATGATGGAGCAGATTTAGCTGCAAGAGGGGCAGCGTAATAGAGAGAATAAGCTGCACGGATAGCAACTGAAGCAGCACTTAAAGCTGATGATGAAACTGTTGAAGAAGATGGGGATTGAAGATTCCATCTAAAACGACCTCTGGTTGAAGAGCAGTTTAAAAATATGGCTCCCAGTCCTGGGAGAGCATTAGGTGACTATGTCAGACCAATCTACAATCAGGGATTGTCAAGTGTCAGATCTCTACCCGCAGCAACAAATAATTTTGAGATGAAGCAAGGTTTGCTTCAAACCATCCAGAACAATTGTGTCTTTAAAGGGAAGGCGAACGAAGATCCTAACACCCACTTGATAAACTTTGAGGAAATCATGAACACCTTTTAGTACAATGGAGTGTTAAAAGATgcagtctacttaagggcattccccttttcactgaAGGATGACGTGAAGCATTGGCTTCGAGGCTTACCAACTGGGTCGATCAggacatgggaagatatgacAAAAACGTTTCTGGACAAGTACTTCGCAGCTGCAAAATAGTGAAATTCAGAAGGGAAATCTACAACTTCTGCCAGAAGTACACTGAAATGGTCTTCGaagcttgggaaagattcaaAAAGATAGTGAGAAAGTGTTAGCATAATGGAATCGAattgtggatgcaactccaggacttttggaaTGGACTGACACCTTCCTCACGAACTCTGAGTACGGCAGTTGGAGGTCCTTTAATGAAGAAAACCCCTGAGGAGATTGTTGTGGTTCTCGATGAGCCATTTGAAGATGCTAACCAATAGCCCGCTGAGAGTAATGATAGAAGAAAATCAGACGGGATTCACCAGGTGGACTCTAACACATCAGTGCAACCCCAATTAGACATCATTGCTAAAGAGATATGAAAGTTGACCTTAGCCAAGGTCCAGAGCCAGCCATCATCAGTTTGTGACTTTTGTGGAATGCATCATCCAACGAATGAGTGTCAGGCCTCAGCTGCAGATAAAGTGGTAAATATTATGGGAAGCACTGACAGAGGTAACTATCAAAGTGGTAATAATTTTAACTCCATGGGACAGAGGCACCCAAGTTTGTTGTGGAGTTCACCAAATGATAGTTTGAACTCATGGAAGTAGAATCATTCGAGATCCAGGGACAAGGAACTACATGATTTCAAAATCAGCAGAGACAACAATACCAGCCTCCACAGTCTAATTCTGATGAAGGCTTGCCAACGTCCGTTTTGACAATGTTTTTGTAATCATGAAACACTATATTTAATGATCATTTTGATTAAAGCATTTGCTCTCATTTCCTAAAGAATGCCTCGACTCCAATGTCATATATAGTTCCTTGAGACTTTTACAAAGTTTATTATGTCTTTGTTTGCATCTCATGTGATAAAGAATCGAAGCCTTGATGATACATAATTTGCATTAAGTTTAGTTTGAATATTTTGAAACACAAAAATATATGTATACATACATAAACAAATACGGCAATAGTCCAAGCAAAAGGGACTCAAAAAAGTTAACCAACCTCAATCACACATTCATATCCTCTTCCTACCCCATCTAGGATGAGATAAGATTACTGAGGTGCTTACACGTGGCACCTCCATTGTGGTGAATTAAAATGAAGAATGGCTTAGCTCCAAATataattttccaacctttcatatgtGGATATTAAGATTTGTATAATGTATCAAGAACCACATAATCCAATGGTTAGCTTTACTCCAAGATGAGGGGGTTGTTGATTTTTGTCCGTTAGATATGGGAAATATGTAAAACCTTATCATTATATATAGGGTGGTGGGCAACTATGCAATGACCATCTTGGAAGTTAAGGAAAAGGGAGAAAGAGAAATCTTTCTGTCTAAAGTGTAATTAGCAATGGCTTCCTCTGTTCTTTCCTCTGCAGCAGTTGCCACTCGCACCAATGTTGCTCAAGCTAACATGGTTGCACCTTTCACTGGTCTTAAGTCAGCTGCCTCATTCCCTGTTTCAAGGAAGCAAAACCTTGACATCACTTCCATTGCTAGCAATGGTGGAAGAGTGCAATGCATGCAGGTAACTTATATACATTCGACAATTTTCTTTTTACAATTATTGTCATAATTAAAAGTTCTTTTTGGTGGAGTATAGGTATGGCCCCCATATGGCAAGAAGAAGTACGAAACTCTCTCATACCTTCCCGATTTAAGCGAGGAGCAATTGCTTAGTGAAATTGAGTACCTTTTGAAAAATGGATGGGTTCCTTGTTTGGAATTCGAGACTGAGGTCAATAATTTTGCATACTCCCTCTGTTTTATGtgactttttcttttttatatttgttGTCCGAGAAAACAGACATATTTAGaaaaaatttaactttaaaattgCTTAATATGTGTAGCGCGGATTTGTCTACCGTGAAAACAACAAGTCACCAGGATACTATGACGGCAGGTGAGTCACAATTATTTAGTTAAATCATGAATATAAATGTTAAATTTTAAATCTTGAATGCGCAGATACTGGACCATGTGGAAGCTGCCCATGTTTGGGTGCACTGATGCCACCCAAGTGTTAGCTGAGGTGGGAGAGGCGAAGAAGGCATACCCAGAGGCCTGGATCCGTATCATTGGATTCGACAACGTGCGTCAAGTGCAGTGCATCAGTTTCATTGCCTACAAGCCTGAAGGCTACTAAGTTACATATTAGGACAACTTACCCTATTGTCTTGTCTTTAGGGGTTgtgttgttttaattttttttacttctTCCCACAAAAACTGTTTATGTTTCCTTCTTTCTATTCGGTGTATGTTTTTCGATTCCTACCAAGTTATGAGACCTAATAATTATGATTTGGTGCTTTGTttgtaaaatatttttgtttCACATTCTTGTGCCGTatatgagttttattttagaTAACATCCTAAATGCAAATGGTCCACACATTCACCAGAAGCATCCTCATCCTAACCACTTCCAGATGATGAAAATTTTCAAGATACTCAATAGCTACATTTTTTATATACATTAATAGCCTCCTTGGCCAAGTTTCTAGAATTAGTTTATTTTGAGATGTATTTTTTTCCAAAAgcttttttctcaaaaatatttttggtgagaagcaaTGTTTTTGGcgaattaatttgaaaaacacttctgagcagcaattagtgctTGGTCAAGCTGTAAAAAAAGTGCTTCTAagtttatttttctcaaaagtacttttaaaaaaagtGCTTCTGGTGAAAGGttcttttttctgcttctccaaaactgctcCTGCTTccactcaaaagcacttttttattttaaaagtttgaccaaataattgaactttgaaaaaaaaaacacttttttcaaaaaaaaaaatacatttggCCTTGAAAAAGCTTGGTTGAACAGGCATAAGTGTCTACTAGATGAAGGCCTCAGTTAAGGTATCTAAATGAAACTTGGTTACAACTTTAAGGGTTTGTCCATTTATTTGGCATTTGAGGTAATATCTCCTATCCTAAATGCAAATGGTCCATACAACCCCCAACCACTTTGAGATTATGAAAGTTATTCCACCATTCCTTCAGTTTTCAAAATAATCATTGATTTTTTTTAAGTATTTCCTTTTCtacaagaatttaagttaaacATAGATAATGTAATGAATTTTTTGAACAATTACTGTTATTTTAACTTAGTATAACATGTCATTTAACATTTGCTCTAGGTTATTAAATAATGTTATTAAGAAGAGTAAACTGTAATTACTTTCTAACTGACCtgattgtttaaatattttttataccgTCAATGTTCTAGAAAGCACAAATTTGGAACTGTCTCGAGGCAATATCTTAAACCATTGAAATATCTCAAACTTTGCTTGGCCAcaattctagaaatttaaaatgaTGCAAACTAGAAGAAATTTGAAGGGCTGGATAGGTAAAGAACTAAAACAATTCATGAAACTCCAGCAACTGTCACAAACGGTCTCCATTTCTCTTTAGCTTGTCCAATGGtcttgattaaaaataaaaaaaagcaaTTACCAACAGGATTGTGGTGAAATGGCAAGTACTCCTTAATCCTTAATCAGAGGTCTCAGGTTCGAGCCCCCGGGTATGGAGTCACATTTATTAGGAAGGACTTTATCCCCCAAAGTGAGACTTACCAGTGTGAATCTAGATTTATACGGGCCTCAATGCATATAGTGGACAACAGAtaagaaacacaaaagaaaaaaaagcaatTGATCCTGGGTAGCGCGGCGTCAATCTTCTTTATTTCACTCTCTGAAACACCAGGAGATAATCCAGTAGCTTGTAGTTAAGAAATGTATTAATCTTAGCTAAGGTTGTACTTGAGTTGAGCAAAACAGAACTTTCAGTTCAGCCTACTGATGCAGTGGTGTAGGGATTATCATGTTGGTATTACACACTGAAGGTCCTTCAATTCAACCCTGGGCAGCATCATTTATACTCTAAGTTTTGTTTCTACAGTCTACACCATATTTCTGATCATACATCAACTTGGAATTGAGACGTAGCATGAAACAGAGAATATTTTCAGCTCAAGCACGATACTCGTGGAACACAAAATTGATCGATTTTCTCTCGTTTCCTCTCACCATTCTACACATGTCTTTAGAAACAAAAACCACCAAGATAAAGGATATACTTGGGAAGAAATATAACTCAATCACCACTTCCTATTCAAATTTCACATATATACAACACTACAAGTTTTCAAATTGTCAAAAGTTTGTGGCACCAAAATCAATTGAGAGCATTTACAGACAGacccaaaaataaaattatcagcTCTCAACCACCTTATTTCAAATAAATGTACAAGAGCCACATCGTTGCACAATAATATTAACGAAAAAACAGAACTTTTCCCTCTAACAAATCGCTAATTATACTCCAAAATTTTGTTCTTCTTTTCTATTCTATATACAGTGTCGAGCTGTCGACTTCATATATTGCTCAATAAGGAAGATTTAAGCCATAGCAGCCATGCGAGAGTTTTGACAGTCGAAGCCCTCTACTCTATTTGGTGATTGAGTTTGCCCAAGTCTTGCCCTTGAACACCTTCCTTTAAAACTTGATGATGGAGAAGATGAAGCTGAAGTGAATGTACTTGGTGATGATGAAAAACAGGGTTGCTTTTCGTTTGTAAAGTGAGCGTCATGGATTAATGGATTCATAGCCCTGCAAGGCGGTGAACCAGAGAAGAAAGGAGGGGATGATGACAAATCGTATACAGAATGGGTTGCAGCTATGCCATCCTGTTAGACCATGAAGATCATTTTAAGAAATGGCAGGTTGAACCAGTGGAATGTTTTATAACCTTGTTCTTAAAAAGCTGGCACATTTTGAGATAAGAGCGACAAAAGAAACAGCTATACATGTACATATAGGGTCACACAGATAAGTTGACAGTTGAATGTAATCAGGAGAACAGTCAAATATACAGTCCAAATCAGTTAAAACAACCCACTAAAGATAGCATCATACCACTCCACATGAATCAAATTAGCTAAGTGCATTTATCAACATTGCATTTCCAACATATCATTAAACGACACAGAAAGAACAAATAACCAACAAATGAAAAACATTCTACCTTCTGCAATTGGTATAAGCTAAATAATGACTTTAATCTATTGACCTTTCTATTTTTCCTATTCATCTGCCCTAATCAACCATAATTGTGTTTCCATATGGCTCCTTTTAGAAATATTTTGGCACATTGAGTATTCTCATAAGGAGCTTTTGATATCAAGATGGTTAAAACGATTATGAAGTAAAATAATGTATGGACCGATGAAGCCAGGCCTAGCTGGCTTATAGAATATTGACATGTATTAAGGAATGGGGAGAC
Protein-coding sequences here:
- the LOC104091456 gene encoding uncharacterized protein, whose product is MGSLICPKPRRLGDPISHSNCRPLRNQAEAFVSKGGAELIDLILKEDGIAATHSVYDLSSSPPFFSGSPPCRAMNPLIHDAHFTNEKQPCFSSSPSTFTSASSSPSSSFKGRCSRARLGQTQSPNRVEGFDCQNSRMAAMA
- the LOC104103374 gene encoding ribulose bisphosphate carboxylase small subunit, chloroplastic; the protein is MASSVLSSAAVATRTNVAQANMVAPFTGLKSAASFPVSRKQNLDITSIASNGGRVQCMQVWPPYGKKKYETLSYLPDLSEEQLLSEIEYLLKNGWVPCLEFETERGFVYRENNKSPGYYDGRYWTMWKLPMFGCTDATQVLAEVGEAKKAYPEAWIRIIGFDNVRQVQCISFIAYKPEGY